The Halorussus rarus genome includes the window GACGGTTTCCGCTACCCACAGAGTGGAAACTGTGGTGGCACACTTCGGCAAGTATGTGGTGCGAATTGATCAGGGGAATTCCTGGCAGATTCATAAGGTAATATCGAGGGCGTGCTGAATACAGAGTATACATTTAGCAAACCGTTAGCTTCCGCTAGACGGACGGAACTGCTATCAGCCATGTGTACGTAGGGAGACTATGAGCGTCTCCTCAACCGGCGACGAGATAGATTTTACGAACCGCAAGGTGGTTGAGGGCGTCTACCGGTTCGGCACGCGTCGGATCAACTGGTACGTCCTCGAAGCGGACGACGGGTTAACAATCATCGACGCGGGTCTTCCTGCCCACTGGCCACAGCTCGACAACTGGCTCGACGAAAATGGCTACGAATTCGACGACGTTGCTGCAATCGTGCTGACGCATGCGGACGTAGATCACGTCGGCTTCGCCAGAGTCTTGGCCGATCGGGGAGTCCCCGTCTACTGTCATCCGGACGACTTGCCCCTGCTGCGCAGCCACCCACAGAGCCCTCCCGGATGGTTTTTGCGGAACCTTTGGCGGCCACGTTTCTTCGCCTA containing:
- a CDS encoding MBL fold metallo-hydrolase → MSVSSTGDEIDFTNRKVVEGVYRFGTRRINWYVLEADDGLTIIDAGLPAHWPQLDNWLDENGYEFDDVAAIVLTHADVDHVGFARVLADRGVPVYCHPDDLPLLRSHPQSPPGWFLRNLWRPRFFAYALEVIRDGARSVKPIADVESLNDGDVLPVPGEPRVIFAPGHTPGSCALFVEDRDLLFCGDVLATRNIFTQREGDPQLLGSADEDNDEANASLAFLEGLGSVTLLPGHGNPWRGDIDTALALAR